One window of Vitis riparia cultivar Riparia Gloire de Montpellier isolate 1030 chromosome 5, EGFV_Vit.rip_1.0, whole genome shotgun sequence genomic DNA carries:
- the LOC117915287 gene encoding protein FAR1-RELATED SEQUENCE 1-like, whose amino-acid sequence MVDFGATNDAGGEVVGNSVNMESDQQGSFVEVIAQQGEDDNLDQDSSGREILPGDEPYVGQEFDSEAAAYASYKAYVKRVGFIIRASKLSRLKDHRSKTRRMLVCTREGFRLCDKHESALENKEERKAGYKAKLVMKKMISSKWVVQKFIKEHNHTVAPVKGQRDLIYDQYLDEHEKIRELTQSLAFEKRRAAAYKRYLTMVIGYIEEYNERMSKTMNKATQNVGEIEGKEQENH is encoded by the exons ATGG TGGATTTTGGGGCCACAAACGATGCTGGTGGTGAGGTGGTGGGGAATTCTGTTAATATGGAGAGTGACCAGCAGGGAAGTTTTGTTGAAGTGATAGCTCAACAAGGTGAGGATGATAATTTGGATCAAGATTCTTCAGGAAGGGAAATACTTCCTGGAGATGAACCTTATGTGGGTCAGGAGTTTGACTCTGAAGCTGCAGCTTACGCTTCTTATAAGGCATATGTGAAGCGGGTGGGTTTCATCATTCGTGCAAGCAAGCTTTCTAGATTGAAGGATCATAGATCTAAAACTCGCAGGATGTTGGTTTGTACCAGGGAGGGTTTCAGATTGTGTGACAAGCATGAAAGCGCTCTAGAAAACAAGGAAGAGAGAAAGGCTGGTTACAAGGCAAAACTtgtaatgaagaaaatgatttctAGTAAATGGGTTGTCCAGAAATTTATCAAGGAGCACAATCACACTGTGGCTCCTGTAAAGGGTCAAAGAGATTTGATCTATGATCAATATCTA GATGAACATGAAAAGATAAGGGAACTAACCCAGTCACTGGCCTTTGAGAAGAGACGAGCAGCAGCATATAAAAGGTATCTGACAATGGTTATTGGTTATATTGAGGAGTATAATGAGAGGATGTCGAAGACGATGAACAAAGCCACTCAGAATGTGGGAGAGATTGAAGGCAAAGAACAGGAAAATCATTAG
- the LOC117913766 gene encoding peptidyl-prolyl cis-trans isomerase E-like, translated as MNQPVQKNTLYDGGLAEEVNESILHSAFIPFGDIKDVKTPLDQATQKHRSFGFVTFLEKEDAAAAMDNMDGAELYGRVLTVNYALPERIKGGEQGWAAQPIWADADTWFERQQQEEEMQRIQAENRAAMQAAEELHRKKMTQEREGEKDEEVEGKDDPMARVEAYKRKMNNGEILRE; from the exons ATGAATCAACCAGTCCAGAAGAATACCCTCTATGATG GGGGGCTAGCAGAGGAGGTGAATGAGTCGATACTGCATTCGGCATTCATACCTTTCGGGGACATAAAGGATGTGAAGACACCATTGGACCAGGCAACCCAGAAGCATAGATCCTTTGGGTTCGTGACCTTCCTGGAGAAGGAAGATGCAGCTGCTGCCATGGACAACATGGATGGTGCTGAGCTCTATGGTCGAGTCCTCACTGTTAATTATGCCCTTCCTGAACGTATCAAGGGTGGTGAACAGGGTTGGGCTGCTCAACCCA TTTGGGCTGATGCTGACACATGGTTCGAACGACAACAACAAGAAGAGGAAATGCAGCGCATTCAAGCTGAGAATCGGGCTGCAATGCAGGCAGCCGAGGAGTTACACAGAAAGAAAATGACACAGGAACGGGAAGGGGAGAAGGACGAAGAAGTAGAGGGCAAGGATGATCCCATGGCAAGGGTGGAAGCATACAAGAGAAAAATGAACAACGGTGAGATTTTGAGAGAATAG